The window AGTGGAGAGGATGAGGAAGGGGAAGTAAGAGTGAAGGAACCAGGAGATAAGCATTTTCGGATACAGTTCGGCATGGTGCGAAGCAGCTGATAACTTTATATATCACCTGATACAAAATTATATCACATGCTACAAGAATATACCACCTATCGCGTCATCACGCTATTTTTCGACCAGCCCACAAGGCACTTTCAGCTCAGGGAGATTTCGAGGATGCTCAAGCTCGGAATGCCCTCGGTGATAAACCACGTAAAAAAACTTGAAAAAGAGGGCTTAATCAATAAAGAGAAAAGAGGGGTCTATGAGAGTTATGTTTCGGGAAAAAATGACCTGTTCAGGATTTACAGGAGAAACGACATCTTGTTCAGATTGTTTGAATCCGGGCTGGTTGATTATCTCGCGGAAGAATTCATGCCCGACACAATAGTGCTTTTCGGTTCGTGCGCCAGGGGTGAGGATATAGAAACAAGCGACGTGGACCTGCTGGTGGTTGCAAAAGAAAAAGAAATCGAGCTAAAAAAATTCGAATCTGTGCTCAAAAGGAAGATATCTCTCCACTTCGAAGAAAACGTTTCGCAA is drawn from Candidatus Methanoperedens sp. and contains these coding sequences:
- a CDS encoding nucleotidyltransferase domain-containing protein, whose product is MLQEYTTYRVITLFFDQPTRHFQLREISRMLKLGMPSVINHVKKLEKEGLINKEKRGVYESYVSGKNDLFRIYRRNDILFRLFESGLVDYLAEEFMPDTIVLFGSCARGEDIETSDVDLLVVAKEKEIELKKFESVLKRKISLHFEENVSQIPKELLNNIVNGVVVYGYLTVFQ